A segment of the Myxococcota bacterium genome:
CTCGATTCCGCCCCACCACACGCGCGCCTGGTCGGCGGGCGGCAGGTCCTTGAGCCAGCCTTCCATGGTGTAGAGCGGCCGGTCCGTGGCGGCGCGGCCCTCGACCTTGGCCATCACGTAGAACGGCGCGCCGAACACGCTCTGGTCTTCCGCCTCGAGCCACAGCACGCGCGGCACCGGGATGCCCGCCGCGCCCAGGAGGCGCATCGAATCGAACTGCACGCGCATGTCGTACTCGGGAAACACCGCGAAGCCCGTGGGCTGGATGCGCACCACGAGTGACTCGCTGCGCCGCCGTCCGCCCTCGGTCCAGTCCAGGTCGAACAGGAGTGTCTCGTTCGAGAAGCCCGAGGCCTGTGGCGCCGAAAGCTCCGAGAGCCGCAGCTCGCCGGCGCCGGGCAGCTTCGCGCGCAGCCAGCGCTCCAGGCCCGCGCGTGCCTGGGCCAGGTCGCGCTGCCAGGCGGTCGGCACTAGCGGCGCGGCAGCCCGAGCACGCGCTCGGCGATGATGTTGCGCTGGATCTCGCTCGTGCCCGCAAAGATGGTGGGCGCACGCGACTGCAGCTCGCGCTGCGCAGCGCGGCCGCCCTCGGGCGCGCGCGGCGAGTCACCGCGCAGCTGGCCGAATGCGCCGGTCAGGTCGTTGCCGAGCGTGGCGAGCCGCTGGCCCATCTCGGAGTAGTAGAGCTTCTGCAGGCTGGCCTCGGAGCCGGGCTTGTGGCCGTTGGCGAGCGCGGTCAGCGAGCGCAGCGAGTTCAGCCGCAGCACCTCGAGCTCCAGGAACGCCTGCGCGAGCCGCTGGCGCGTGAGTCGGTCCTGCGTGGCCGCCCGGCCGCCGCGGCGCGCCGTGCGCGCGCTCGCTACCACCTGGTCGAACTCGCGCCGGTAGCCCGCGTAGCGCGACAGAGTCGAGGCACCGCGCTCGTAGCCGAGCACGGTGTTCGCGATCTGCCAGCCCTGGGTCGGCTTGCCGATCAGGTTCTCGGCCGGCACCACCACGTCCTTGAAGAAACACTGCGAGAAGCCGCGGTTCCCGGTCATCTGCACCAGCGGCGCGACCTCGATGCCCGGTGTCTTCATGTCGATCAGCAGGAATCCGATGCCCTCGTGCTTGTCGGCCTTCGGATCGGTGCGCACCAGACAGAAGATCCAGTCGGCGCGGTGCGCCTGACTCGTCCAGATCTTCTGCCCGTTCACCACATACTGGTCGCCGCGCAGCTCGGCCGTGGTGCGCAGGTTCGCGAGGTCGGAGCCGGCGCCCGGCTCCGAGTAACC
Coding sequences within it:
- a CDS encoding acyl-CoA dehydrogenase family protein, with the translated sequence MDFTFSPAELEYRDRARAWIRAHVPAWWKDKEGDEFETEDSVFDGTRRWHQELYDAGYVGVTWPKEYGGQGRTHVENALLQEELVLSGAPPTINGLGIGLCGPAIVHHGSEAQKKRFLRPMLRAEEMWCQGYSEPGAGSDLANLRTTAELRGDQYVVNGQKIWTSQAHRADWIFCLVRTDPKADKHEGIGFLLIDMKTPGIEVAPLVQMTGNRGFSQCFFKDVVVPAENLIGKPTQGWQIANTVLGYERGASTLSRYAGYRREFDQVVASARTARRGGRAATQDRLTRQRLAQAFLELEVLRLNSLRSLTALANGHKPGSEASLQKLYYSEMGQRLATLGNDLTGAFGQLRGDSPRAPEGGRAAQRELQSRAPTIFAGTSEIQRNIIAERVLGLPRR